One Tepidanaerobacter syntrophicus DNA segment encodes these proteins:
- the purQ gene encoding phosphoribosylformylglycinamidine synthase subunit PurQ — protein MRCAVIQFAGSSGDGDCCHVFKNILGQSADYVFHKETFKPADFDIVVLPGGASHGDYLRPGALSAHTKVMESVKEAANSGKLILGIGNGFQILLEAGLLPGTMLINKDIKFYADEVLVKVENTATPFTNLYKKDEVIRLILSCKYGSYFADAKTIEQLKSQNKIVLTYCGFGKNGDEEDPVASMENIAAIANQEGNILGLMPHPERCAEEILGNTDGLRMFQSILQYFEGGKTL, from the coding sequence ATGAGGTGTGCGGTTATACAATTTGCCGGAAGCAGCGGCGATGGTGACTGTTGTCATGTATTTAAAAATATTTTAGGTCAATCCGCAGACTATGTCTTTCACAAAGAAACCTTTAAACCTGCGGATTTTGATATTGTGGTTTTGCCGGGAGGAGCATCCCATGGAGACTATCTAAGGCCTGGAGCTCTTTCTGCACATACAAAGGTTATGGAGTCGGTTAAAGAAGCGGCAAATTCCGGAAAACTCATACTTGGAATAGGGAATGGGTTTCAAATATTACTTGAAGCCGGCCTTTTGCCCGGGACAATGCTCATTAATAAAGATATAAAGTTTTATGCCGATGAAGTGCTTGTTAAGGTGGAAAATACTGCCACTCCATTTACCAATCTTTACAAAAAAGATGAGGTAATCCGATTGATTCTTTCGTGCAAATATGGCAGCTATTTTGCCGATGCAAAGACTATAGAGCAGCTCAAAAGTCAAAATAAAATAGTTCTTACTTACTGCGGTTTTGGAAAAAACGGTGACGAAGAAGATCCGGTAGCTTCTATGGAAAATATAGCAGCAATAGCAAATCAAGAAGGAAATATTTTAGGCCTTATGCCTCACCCTGAACGCTGCGCGGAAGAAATCTTAGGCAACACTGACGGCCTTAGAATGTTTCAGTCTATCTTGCAATATTTTGAAGGAGGCAAAACGCTATGA
- the purH gene encoding bifunctional phosphoribosylaminoimidazolecarboxamide formyltransferase/IMP cyclohydrolase: protein MIKRALISVSNKEGLIEFAKGLSDLGTQILSTGGTAKALQDAGIKVTPVSDVTGFPEILEGRVKTLHPKIHGGILAKRDSEAHMQQIAELGIEPIDLVAINLYPFKETIEKPGVTLEEAIENIDIGGPSMLRSAAKNHKDVIVIVDPADYEPVIQELKEKGDIDITKRMKLACKVFKHTAHYDALTSDYLEKQLLAGEKETCKTIEFPNDLTLAYEKIQDLRYGENPHQKAAFYGEIGRHQGTLAGAKQLWGKELSFNNINDADAALKAVKEFDIPTAVGLKHTNPCGVASSDNIYDAYVKAYAADPTSIFGGIVALNRPVDAKTAQELVKIFLEIVIAPAFEPEALEILKTKKNLRLLEVDFNGKTDFGLDMKKVSGGLLVQELDTKDFNKEDLKVVTKRAPSEKEMQDLLFGWKVVKHVKSNAIVLAKDLVTVGIGAGQVNRIWPTEQSIAHAKDKAKGSVLASDAFFPFSDVAETAAKAGVTAIIQPGGSLRDEDSIQVCDKYNIAMVFTGMRHFKH, encoded by the coding sequence ATGATTAAACGAGCATTAATATCAGTTTCAAACAAAGAAGGCCTTATAGAATTTGCCAAAGGCCTTAGCGATTTAGGAACACAGATACTATCGACGGGAGGTACTGCTAAGGCCTTGCAAGATGCGGGCATAAAAGTTACACCCGTATCTGATGTTACAGGCTTTCCTGAAATTCTCGAAGGCCGAGTCAAAACCTTGCACCCAAAAATACACGGCGGTATCCTGGCAAAAAGAGATAGCGAAGCTCATATGCAGCAAATTGCAGAATTGGGAATTGAGCCTATTGATTTAGTCGCTATCAATCTTTACCCATTTAAAGAAACCATAGAGAAACCCGGCGTAACCTTAGAAGAAGCAATAGAAAATATAGATATCGGCGGCCCGTCGATGCTCAGATCTGCAGCAAAAAACCATAAAGACGTTATAGTAATCGTAGATCCGGCAGATTACGAACCGGTAATCCAAGAACTAAAAGAAAAAGGCGATATAGATATAACCAAGAGAATGAAACTTGCCTGCAAGGTTTTTAAACATACAGCTCATTACGATGCATTAACTTCTGATTATTTAGAGAAACAGCTTTTGGCTGGAGAAAAAGAAACCTGCAAAACTATAGAATTTCCAAATGATCTTACATTAGCTTATGAAAAAATCCAGGATTTGCGTTATGGTGAAAATCCACACCAAAAAGCTGCTTTTTATGGAGAAATTGGAAGGCATCAAGGCACCCTTGCAGGAGCAAAGCAGTTATGGGGCAAGGAGCTCTCATTTAATAATATTAACGATGCTGATGCTGCATTAAAGGCAGTTAAAGAATTTGATATACCAACAGCCGTTGGCTTAAAACATACAAATCCCTGCGGTGTTGCGTCAAGCGATAATATCTACGATGCATATGTTAAAGCGTATGCAGCCGATCCTACGTCGATTTTTGGCGGGATCGTAGCCCTTAACAGACCTGTGGATGCGAAAACTGCCCAAGAGCTGGTAAAGATATTTTTAGAAATCGTTATAGCTCCGGCTTTTGAACCGGAAGCTTTAGAAATACTTAAGACTAAGAAAAATTTACGCCTGCTTGAAGTAGATTTTAACGGCAAAACCGACTTCGGTCTTGACATGAAGAAAGTATCCGGGGGTTTGCTGGTTCAGGAGTTGGATACAAAAGATTTTAACAAGGAAGATTTGAAAGTCGTAACAAAACGTGCTCCATCAGAGAAAGAAATGCAGGACTTGCTGTTCGGATGGAAAGTAGTAAAACATGTAAAATCTAATGCCATAGTTTTAGCCAAAGATCTTGTGACCGTAGGCATAGGCGCAGGGCAGGTGAACAGGATATGGCCCACAGAACAAAGCATAGCTCATGCAAAAGACAAGGCAAAGGGCTCTGTTCTGGCCTCTGATGCATTCTTCCCGTTCTCGGATGTTGCAGAAACAGCGGCAAAAGCAGGTGTTACGGCAATTATCCAACCCGGTGGTTCGCTAAGAGATGAAGACTCTATACAAGTTTGCGATAAATATAACATAGCAATGGTATTTACAGGAATGCGGCATTTCAAACATTAA
- the purF gene encoding amidophosphoribosyltransferase, which yields MSDELKEACGVLGIYENRNNAGLGRDIFYGLYALQHRGQESAGIAVSSGNGIRYHKAMGLASEVFNDEILDDLTGRIGIGHVRYSTTEPNTLINSQPLVVRYKRGSLAVAHNGNLVNSLELRTELQENGVAFQTEIDSEIIAFLIAQAHSGDIAEAVESCMGKLKGSYALVIMTEDTLIGMRDPNGIRPLCLGKKGDSYVLSSESCALDTIDAEFIRDVEPGEIVIINNKGLQSINKNKETSKAVCIFEFVYFARPDSTIDGTNVHMARLEAGRLLAQEHPADADLVIGVPDSGTISAMGYAQASGIPFGIGLIKNHYVGRTFIKSTQNLRTIGVKLKLNPIKEVVQGKRLVMVDDSIVRGTTSGLIVKILKDAGAKEVHVRISSPPVTDSCYFGIDTSSRKELIGAQRKVEEIREYIGADSLGYLSLDGLVKSTGFPREKFCLGCFSGEYPIDVPGEGKGYLFEKR from the coding sequence ATGAGCGATGAATTAAAAGAAGCCTGCGGTGTATTGGGCATATATGAAAATCGAAACAATGCCGGCCTGGGGCGCGATATATTTTACGGCTTATATGCCCTACAGCACAGAGGCCAGGAAAGTGCGGGGATAGCGGTTAGCTCAGGAAATGGAATAAGATATCATAAAGCAATGGGCCTTGCCTCTGAAGTATTTAACGATGAAATACTAGATGACCTTACCGGGCGCATAGGCATAGGACATGTCAGATATTCTACGACAGAGCCTAATACTTTGATAAATTCTCAGCCGCTGGTAGTGCGGTATAAAAGAGGGTCCTTGGCAGTTGCTCACAACGGCAATTTAGTAAACTCTTTAGAACTTAGAACAGAACTCCAAGAAAACGGTGTCGCATTTCAAACAGAAATAGACAGTGAAATAATAGCATTTTTAATAGCACAAGCTCATTCCGGCGACATTGCTGAAGCGGTAGAAAGCTGTATGGGTAAACTGAAGGGTTCTTATGCGCTTGTAATAATGACAGAGGATACACTTATAGGTATGAGAGACCCTAATGGCATAAGGCCGCTTTGTCTTGGCAAAAAAGGTGATTCATATGTCCTTTCCTCTGAAAGCTGTGCTTTAGATACCATAGATGCTGAATTTATCAGAGATGTAGAGCCCGGAGAAATAGTAATAATTAATAATAAAGGCCTGCAAAGCATAAATAAAAATAAAGAAACTTCAAAAGCGGTTTGTATTTTTGAATTTGTGTATTTTGCAAGACCTGACAGCACGATAGATGGTACAAACGTTCATATGGCAAGGCTAGAAGCAGGAAGACTCTTAGCTCAGGAACATCCTGCTGACGCTGATCTTGTAATAGGTGTTCCGGATTCAGGTACTATATCAGCTATGGGCTATGCCCAGGCGTCGGGGATACCTTTCGGCATAGGCCTTATCAAAAATCACTATGTGGGCAGGACATTTATAAAATCTACACAAAACTTAAGAACCATAGGGGTCAAACTCAAGCTTAATCCAATAAAAGAAGTTGTTCAGGGCAAACGTCTAGTAATGGTTGATGATTCAATAGTAAGGGGAACTACCAGCGGACTTATTGTAAAAATCCTAAAAGATGCCGGAGCAAAAGAAGTGCATGTGCGGATAAGTTCTCCCCCGGTAACAGACTCCTGCTATTTTGGCATTGATACTTCTAGCCGCAAGGAACTCATAGGTGCTCAGCGAAAAGTTGAAGAAATACGGGAGTATATCGGCGCCGACAGTTTGGGTTATTTGAGCCTTGATGGACTTGTAAAATCGACGGGATTTCCTCGGGAAAAATTCTGCTTAGGGTGTTTTTCCGGTGAATATCCTATTGATGTTCCTGGAGAAGGCAAGGGTTACCTATTTGAAAAACGGTAA
- the purM gene encoding phosphoribosylformylglycinamidine cyclo-ligase, whose product MCVKIKRATYRDAGVDVDAGNRAVELMKEHVRSTYRPGVLGNLGSFGGFFQLDTKKYKEPVLVSGTDGVGTKLKIAFMMDKHDTVGIDGVAMCVNDIIVHGAEPLFFLDYIALGKLIPEKVADIVKGVSAGCKMAGCALIGGETAEMPGMYAEDEYDIAGFAVGAVEKSKVIDGSAIEKDDVVIGIASSGLHSNGFSLARKVFFEIGKFSSSDYIEELGRTLGEELLEPTKIYVKTVESLSEFDIHGMAHITGGGIIENLPRILPEGIHFSIKKGSWEIPPVFSLIQKIGQVSDKEMYRTFNMGIGYAVVVSCDAANEVLNVLQKNGEKAWIIGKAVKGKGGVVFCRS is encoded by the coding sequence GTGTGTGTTAAAATAAAGCGCGCAACTTATAGGGATGCCGGAGTAGATGTAGATGCGGGCAATCGTGCCGTAGAACTAATGAAAGAACATGTGCGTTCTACTTACAGACCGGGTGTGCTTGGAAACTTAGGCAGTTTTGGAGGTTTTTTTCAGCTGGATACGAAAAAATACAAGGAACCAGTTTTAGTATCTGGCACTGACGGAGTAGGTACAAAACTTAAAATTGCCTTTATGATGGATAAACACGATACAGTAGGTATTGACGGCGTAGCAATGTGCGTAAACGATATTATAGTTCATGGAGCAGAGCCACTGTTTTTTCTAGATTACATTGCGCTTGGCAAACTCATACCTGAAAAAGTTGCCGATATAGTGAAGGGTGTATCAGCCGGCTGCAAGATGGCCGGCTGTGCGCTTATCGGCGGCGAGACGGCAGAAATGCCTGGTATGTATGCCGAAGACGAATATGACATTGCGGGTTTTGCCGTGGGCGCTGTTGAAAAAAGCAAGGTTATAGACGGTTCAGCTATAGAAAAGGATGACGTAGTTATAGGAATAGCCTCATCAGGCCTGCACAGCAATGGTTTTTCTCTGGCAAGAAAGGTATTTTTTGAGATTGGCAAATTTTCATCATCAGATTATATAGAAGAACTTGGGAGAACCTTGGGAGAGGAACTTTTGGAGCCTACCAAAATTTATGTAAAAACCGTGGAATCTCTTAGCGAATTCGATATTCACGGCATGGCCCATATCACCGGCGGCGGCATTATAGAAAATCTGCCACGCATACTGCCTGAAGGCATACATTTTTCTATCAAAAAAGGTTCATGGGAAATTCCACCGGTATTTAGTTTGATACAGAAAATAGGACAAGTAAGCGATAAGGAAATGTACCGCACCTTTAATATGGGTATAGGATACGCGGTTGTGGTATCTTGCGATGCGGCAAATGAGGTCTTAAATGTCTTGCAGAAAAATGGTGAGAAAGCATGGATAATAGGCAAGGCAGTTAAAGGAAAAGGCGGGGTGGTATTTTGCCGAAGTTAA
- a CDS encoding pyridoxal phosphate-dependent aminotransferase, with amino-acid sequence MDYQKYVAQRAKDIEISTIRYFFNMVNEVEGAISLCIGEPDFTTPEHINQAAVEALNQGHTFYTPNAGLLELREEIAKYLSRRHKVDYKPESEIIVTIGASQAIDVAIRTLIEPEDEVLIPQPSFVAYKPCTILAGGKPVSVPTYQEDDFVLRPDVLEKYISKKSKVLILPYPNNPTGAVMTKEAYEKLAPVIKKHDLLVIADEIYSELTYGADYMAFAGISDMRERTITINGFSKSYAMTGWRLGYIAAPEDLTKEMLKVHQYNVTCAATMGQYAAIEALRNGDEDIKRMRSEYDKRRKFLFESLREMGLESFEPKGAFYVFPSIKKTGLSSEEFAKRLLHEAKVAAVPGNSFGENGEGFVRMAYATSMENLEEAVKRIGNFIKKF; translated from the coding sequence ATGGATTATCAAAAATATGTTGCCCAAAGGGCAAAAGATATCGAAATTTCTACCATACGCTATTTTTTCAACATGGTAAATGAAGTTGAAGGAGCTATATCGCTGTGCATCGGCGAACCGGATTTTACGACACCCGAACACATAAATCAGGCTGCAGTCGAAGCACTAAATCAGGGACATACATTCTATACGCCTAATGCCGGACTTTTAGAGCTTCGAGAAGAGATAGCAAAATATTTAAGCCGCCGCCATAAAGTTGATTATAAGCCGGAATCAGAAATAATTGTTACTATCGGAGCAAGTCAGGCCATAGATGTGGCAATAAGGACTTTAATTGAGCCGGAAGATGAAGTATTAATACCCCAACCTTCCTTTGTGGCTTACAAGCCTTGTACCATTCTTGCCGGAGGAAAACCGGTATCAGTGCCTACATATCAGGAGGATGACTTTGTGCTGAGGCCGGATGTACTGGAAAAATATATAAGCAAGAAGTCAAAGGTCTTAATACTGCCTTATCCGAACAATCCTACCGGTGCGGTAATGACAAAAGAAGCATACGAAAAACTTGCACCAGTGATAAAAAAACATGATCTTCTTGTTATAGCCGATGAAATATATTCAGAGCTGACCTATGGTGCGGATTACATGGCTTTTGCCGGAATTTCCGACATGAGGGAACGGACGATTACCATAAACGGATTTTCCAAATCTTACGCAATGACCGGTTGGAGGCTTGGATATATTGCTGCCCCTGAAGACCTTACAAAAGAAATGCTGAAAGTTCATCAATACAACGTGACCTGTGCTGCTACTATGGGTCAATATGCGGCTATAGAGGCGCTGAGAAACGGTGATGAAGATATCAAAAGAATGCGCAGCGAGTATGACAAGAGAAGGAAATTTTTATTTGAAAGCTTAAGAGAAATGGGTTTGGAAAGTTTCGAACCAAAGGGAGCATTTTATGTTTTTCCATCTATAAAGAAAACCGGACTTTCTTCTGAGGAATTTGCCAAAAGGCTTCTTCATGAAGCAAAAGTGGCTGCGGTGCCTGGCAACTCCTTCGGAGAAAACGGTGAAGGCTTCGTGAGAATGGCTTATGCCACTTCCATGGAAAATCTTGAAGAAGCAGTGAAGAGAATAGGAAATTTCATAAAGAAGTTTTGA
- the purN gene encoding phosphoribosylglycinamide formyltransferase — protein sequence MPKLRIGVLVSGSGTNLQSIIDKSESGYIPGSVELVISSKSGVYAIERAKNHNIPAYVVAPKNYSTKEDYEDKLIEILQSHNVDLVVLAGFIKVLSPHFVQAFAGRIMNIHPSLIPAFCGEGFYGEKVHKAVLDYGVKITGVTVHFVDEGADTGPIILQRAVPVMDDDTVETLAARVLEEEHKIYPEAVKLFAEGRLKVEGRRVKIIKQEDGND from the coding sequence TTGCCGAAGTTAAGGATTGGGGTTCTTGTATCAGGCTCAGGTACCAACCTTCAATCGATAATCGACAAGTCAGAATCCGGTTATATTCCGGGAAGTGTGGAATTAGTAATTTCAAGCAAAAGCGGTGTTTATGCCATAGAAAGGGCAAAAAACCACAATATACCGGCATATGTAGTCGCTCCGAAAAATTATAGCACTAAGGAGGATTACGAAGACAAACTAATAGAGATTCTCCAAAGCCATAACGTTGATTTAGTTGTCTTAGCCGGCTTTATAAAAGTCCTTTCACCACATTTTGTTCAAGCTTTTGCCGGTAGAATCATGAACATTCATCCCTCACTTATTCCGGCATTTTGCGGTGAAGGATTTTATGGCGAGAAGGTTCACAAAGCCGTCCTGGATTATGGAGTCAAAATAACCGGTGTGACGGTTCATTTTGTTGACGAAGGTGCGGATACAGGACCTATAATTTTACAAAGAGCTGTACCTGTAATGGATGATGATACTGTCGAAACCCTGGCAGCTCGGGTTTTAGAGGAGGAGCATAAGATATACCCCGAGGCCGTAAAATTATTTGCTGAAGGCAGATTGAAAGTTGAAGGCCGAAGGGTAAAAATAATCAAACAGGAGGATGGCAATGATTAA
- the purS gene encoding phosphoribosylformylglycinamidine synthase subunit PurS, producing MLVAKIFTFPKAGVLDPQGSAIKPVISNLGFTNVKDIQTGKYFEVKIDACDVAEARKTVQELCSKVLVNPVVEDYEFEILEA from the coding sequence ATGTTAGTAGCAAAGATTTTTACTTTTCCAAAGGCGGGAGTTTTAGATCCTCAGGGCAGTGCAATAAAGCCGGTTATTTCAAATCTGGGCTTTACGAACGTCAAAGATATTCAAACAGGCAAGTATTTTGAGGTAAAAATAGACGCCTGTGATGTGGCGGAGGCGCGCAAGACAGTGCAAGAGCTGTGCTCAAAGGTTTTAGTAAATCCGGTTGTTGAAGATTATGAATTTGAAATATTGGAGGCTTAA
- a CDS encoding phosphatase PAP2 family protein has protein sequence MELQAEIIQFIQSFSNPFLDIFFIIITNFGSAIFYLIMIPIFYWSIDKKIGITLVISLMFSMYLNVTLKNITAIPRPIGNPGIRSLFVSSAGGFSFPSGHAQGTATFWGVVMQYYRSRQIYFIGIIMIFLVSLSRLYLGLHWPWDVAAGIILGLLMSWIFTVVPKKLKPLPMLYSIILMISIPFGLAFLFPYKDNFIYMGLSAGSFVGYKFEDYLIGFKPQSKNKLKTLEKYAIGLGGFLLIYTVLKLIMPQHGFFSLLKYFVVGIWLTFGAPAIFCRLSL, from the coding sequence ATGGAACTACAAGCTGAAATTATTCAATTTATTCAATCATTTAGTAATCCGTTTCTTGATATTTTCTTTATTATAATTACAAACTTTGGCAGCGCAATTTTTTATCTTATAATGATACCTATATTTTATTGGAGCATAGATAAAAAAATCGGAATAACTTTAGTTATATCACTAATGTTTTCAATGTATCTGAATGTTACACTAAAAAATATTACAGCCATCCCGCGGCCTATCGGCAACCCAGGGATTCGGAGTTTGTTTGTATCATCAGCCGGAGGGTTTTCATTTCCCAGCGGCCATGCCCAAGGAACCGCTACTTTTTGGGGAGTTGTTATGCAGTATTACAGGAGCAGACAAATATATTTTATAGGCATTATAATGATTTTTTTGGTAAGTTTATCAAGATTGTATTTAGGCTTGCACTGGCCTTGGGATGTGGCAGCGGGAATAATACTGGGTCTTTTAATGTCATGGATATTTACAGTAGTGCCGAAAAAATTAAAGCCTCTTCCAATGCTTTATAGCATAATACTTATGATATCGATACCTTTTGGGCTTGCATTTCTTTTTCCATATAAAGACAATTTCATATATATGGGTCTTTCAGCGGGAAGCTTTGTAGGCTACAAGTTTGAAGATTATTTGATAGGTTTTAAGCCACAGTCGAAAAATAAACTTAAAACATTGGAAAAATATGCGATAGGCTTGGGAGGATTTCTACTAATATACACCGTTTTAAAACTTATAATGCCGCAACATGGTTTCTTCTCCCTTTTAAAATACTTTGTTGTAGGAATATGGCTTACATTTGGAGCACCGGCTATATTTTGCCGGCTAAGCTTATAA
- the purL gene encoding phosphoribosylformylglycinamidine synthase subunit PurL has product MTAREEAKNLGLTDLEFDEIVKTLKREPNYLELSLYSVMWSEHCSYKNSKAVLKRFPTEGPQVLQGPGENAGIVDIGDNLAIAMKTESHNHPSAVDPYQGAATGAGGMLRDIFTMGARPIALLNSLRFGKLDDDRAEYLFREAVAGIGDYGNAIGVPTVGGEVYFDDSYEENPLVNAMCLGIVPHDKIVLGKAAGVGNSVMIVGAATGRDGMHGASFASGELTEGNEDQGSPMQVGDPFKEKQLMEACMELLQKEWVVGVQDMGAAGVVSSTSETAARAGNGIEIDVALVPQRDKDMKPYEIMISESQERMLVIVEKGHEDDVKKIFEKWDLDAVKFGTVTDDGMLRILENGKVVGEVPAASLAGGVPIVKRESRRPEYLDKLQTDFSKIPVPSDLNDILLKLLDLPNIASKAIVYRQFDQTVGTNTVVTPGSDAAVLRIKGTKRGIAVTIDGNGYYCYLDPYEGGKQIVAEAARNLVVSGAKPVALTDGLNFGNPEKPEVYYQFEKCVDGLSDAARKLGVPVISGNVSFYNEGKHTAIYPSPVVGMLGVLEDVEKHCTMDFKQDGDVVVLLGENTDELGGSIYLQELLDIVAGPAPKVDIEKEKKVQDCCLKAIQLGLVNSAHDIVQGGLAIALAECCIAGNIGFEGEIESNLRPDTLLFGEGQSRIIMSLKQDNLSTLNKLASELGVKVSVIGFVKGDSLKLTINQKDKTVGNIEVPVKKMAEVSKNAIKGRMKK; this is encoded by the coding sequence ATGACTGCTAGAGAAGAAGCTAAGAACCTTGGTTTAACTGATTTAGAATTTGACGAAATAGTTAAAACTCTCAAAAGAGAGCCTAATTACCTTGAACTAAGTTTGTACAGCGTAATGTGGTCTGAACACTGCAGCTATAAAAATTCAAAGGCAGTGCTTAAACGATTTCCTACAGAAGGACCGCAGGTATTGCAGGGCCCTGGAGAGAATGCGGGAATAGTTGATATCGGCGATAATCTCGCGATTGCTATGAAAACAGAAAGCCATAACCATCCCTCGGCAGTAGATCCGTATCAAGGCGCGGCTACAGGTGCAGGCGGCATGCTTAGGGATATTTTTACAATGGGCGCAAGACCTATTGCGCTTCTAAATTCCTTAAGGTTTGGAAAGCTCGACGATGACAGGGCAGAATATCTGTTCAGAGAAGCTGTAGCAGGCATCGGTGATTATGGAAATGCCATAGGAGTGCCGACGGTAGGCGGAGAAGTTTATTTTGATGACTCTTATGAAGAAAATCCTTTGGTAAATGCTATGTGTCTTGGTATAGTACCTCACGATAAAATAGTTTTAGGAAAAGCGGCAGGAGTAGGCAATTCCGTTATGATAGTCGGCGCAGCCACAGGGCGCGACGGCATGCACGGTGCAAGTTTTGCATCCGGAGAGCTTACGGAAGGCAATGAGGATCAGGGATCACCAATGCAAGTCGGCGACCCTTTTAAAGAGAAACAGCTTATGGAAGCATGCATGGAGCTTCTCCAAAAAGAATGGGTTGTAGGAGTTCAGGATATGGGTGCTGCCGGAGTAGTCTCATCAACAAGCGAAACAGCTGCCCGCGCAGGAAATGGTATAGAAATCGATGTGGCTTTAGTTCCTCAAAGAGACAAAGATATGAAGCCTTATGAAATAATGATCTCAGAGTCCCAGGAGCGCATGCTGGTAATTGTTGAAAAAGGCCACGAGGATGATGTTAAGAAAATCTTTGAAAAATGGGATTTAGACGCAGTGAAATTTGGCACCGTAACTGATGACGGTATGCTGAGAATACTTGAAAATGGTAAAGTAGTAGGCGAGGTACCCGCAGCTTCATTAGCAGGTGGTGTGCCAATAGTTAAAAGAGAAAGCAGAAGACCGGAATATCTGGATAAATTACAGACAGATTTTTCAAAAATCCCAGTGCCTTCAGATTTAAATGATATACTTCTTAAGTTACTGGATTTACCGAATATTGCCAGCAAGGCTATAGTTTATCGCCAATTCGATCAAACTGTAGGCACAAATACTGTAGTTACTCCGGGTTCGGATGCTGCAGTGCTCAGGATAAAAGGCACAAAACGCGGAATTGCAGTTACAATAGATGGCAATGGTTACTACTGTTATCTGGATCCTTATGAGGGAGGAAAGCAGATAGTCGCAGAAGCTGCAAGAAATCTCGTTGTAAGTGGCGCTAAACCTGTTGCGCTTACTGATGGATTGAATTTTGGAAATCCTGAAAAACCTGAAGTTTATTACCAATTCGAAAAATGTGTTGATGGTTTGTCAGATGCGGCAAGAAAACTAGGTGTTCCTGTTATAAGCGGAAATGTCAGTTTCTACAACGAAGGCAAACACACTGCTATTTATCCATCGCCTGTTGTCGGCATGCTCGGAGTTTTAGAAGATGTAGAAAAACACTGCACTATGGACTTTAAGCAAGATGGAGATGTGGTAGTACTTCTGGGTGAAAATACTGATGAACTTGGCGGATCAATTTACCTACAGGAATTACTAGATATAGTTGCAGGTCCTGCTCCTAAAGTAGATATCGAAAAAGAGAAAAAAGTTCAGGATTGCTGCTTAAAGGCAATACAGCTTGGCCTTGTAAATTCAGCACATGATATTGTTCAGGGCGGTCTTGCCATAGCGCTTGCCGAATGCTGTATAGCAGGAAACATCGGTTTTGAAGGAGAAATAGAAAGCAATCTTAGACCTGATACATTGCTTTTTGGAGAAGGACAATCAAGAATTATAATGAGCCTCAAACAAGACAACCTTTCTACTTTAAATAAGCTTGCATCAGAACTAGGTGTAAAGGTCAGCGTAATTGGCTTTGTAAAAGGCGACAGCTTAAAGCTCACCATAAACCAGAAGGATAAAACAGTAGGCAATATTGAAGTTCCCGTGAAAAAAATGGCAGAGGTCTCTAAAAATGCTATTAAAGGAAGAATGAAAAAATGA